GTACTCTTACAGAGAGATATAATAGgattttaactttaaaaaaaattttgtataTCTCGCACATATACGTTTCTAGATACAAATATAGGAATAACCAGAGCACATACAGAAGCCTAAAATCCAACAGGCAAGGCGCAGGCCGCgggtggaggagaaggagggttGGAGGCCGCTCCGGCAGCATCCTGGGCCGGCTCGGAGGGGCAAACCCGGCTCCCCATCCCCCGCGGCTGGGTCGCCGAGCGCTGCCTACACTGAcggggacccccgagcccccagTGGGGTGAACAGGCTGCGTCGGGCTCAGGCACCGTTCGGGGCTCGGGAGGGGCGGCCGGGGGCTCCGGCTGCCAGCATCCCGGCGGGATCCGTGGGATCGACCTGCCCGCAGCTCGCCGGGGAGCGGGATGGAGCAGGCATTTGGCGAAAGGGCTGTCCGTCCTTCCCCGTGGGGCGCTGGCAGGCAGCGCCCGGCCCTTTCCGGGATGCTCCCCGTCCCGTGCCCTCGAGTAGGGACGAGGGAGCTGCAAAGCCTCGGACTTAGTCCTTCTATTTTCCCCTCGTGAGAACTcgaataatttttttccatctcctttgtCGGCCTcggggaagaagaaaaaaaaaatccttcgAGACTcccttcctaaaaaaaaaaaaaaaaaaaaaaagcagcagcatcgCTTCTGCCACACAGTTCATTCGGCTCCTTCTCGAGTCCCTCGGAAAGCAAGATTAAAGGGGAAAGTCGCAGCTGtatatttatgttttcattGCTAGAAGGGAATTGATTtccttgcatttatttttgtagttgCAATACACAAGGGCGGATTTGCGTCACCAAAGCAACTTGCTGGTTGAGATAAAGTTGCACAAATATTGAAAAGGGAAGTGCTCGCGCTCATTATGAAGTTTTTCTCCGGAAGAAATAAGGATTTCTGCTGTATCCTAAAATACTAAAGCCGCTTCTATTTTGGGACAAATCTCGCAGGCACATCCGCTCATTTAGTCCGAGTTGGAACCTCTCAAAAAACAGGAGATGACCTGGACTGCAGCGAGCCCCGGGTTTCCTGCAGCCTTCTCCCTCCTTGCGCGGGAAGGAGGggccgccgcctcccccggcAGCGCGGCCGCGCAGCCCTGAACGTCCccgggcaggcagggaggccTGCGGAGGCCTTTGGGGAGAAAGGACACCCTTGTCCCCGGGAAGAGGGAGAGGCCGGGGGGTGAGGCAGGTGCTCCTGGTTTCGGCCGCGGAGGATGCGCGCGGGCGCAGCGCGGCCGAGCCCCGGGAAAGCACCTGCCCCCGCGGCCCGGAGTCCCCAGTTCCCTCGCCCTCCCGAGGCCCAGCCCGGGGGTGAAGGGCTTTAGTGCGAGGCGTTTGGCGTTTCCTTTCGGGTTATTTTAGTGTCCGCGGGATGACAGCGCTTCCCCGCGCTCGGGCCCGGGGTCCCGGCCACCGGCGGCACCGAGGCACCGGCGGCACCGAGGCACCGGCGGCACCGAGGCAGCGGAGCCGCGGCCGTGCCCGGATCGGGTCTGCCCGGCGTGTCCGCAAACGGGCCTTTCCCTCCGGTGCTGCTTATCCACGGGCCCTGCACGGCAGCGAGGCGAGATGAGTTTTGAAATCAGctcctaaaaaagaaaaaaagaaaaaagaaagaaagaaagaaagaaagaaagaaagaaagaaagaaagaaaaacaaacaccacgtttggttttgcttgggtttttttccccttgactGCCTGGTGAGCAGCCCCGGGCTGGTCCGACGCTCCGGGGTAGCAGTGGTAATTGCAGCAATAATTTAACGAGGCGGTTTGCGGCCGGgatgcagagcccagggcacGCTTCGTTGTCCGTCCCTCGGGCGGGTTGGCGGGATGGCTCTGCCCGGCGGTGGGAACGCGAGTGGAACCGGAGTCGTTCGATCCGGTTTGAGATCAAGAAGATGGCTCTGGGGTCAGCTGGCGTGGGGGAGAACGGGGGAGAGATGCAAGGAAAAGGGGCTTTCCGCTGTCGAAGCCGGAAAAGTTCAGACATAATCGACCTTTTCTTTCACCGGCTTCGGTTTCGGACACATCTTGGCAAGCCAGCCCATCTTCATTTTTCGGTTTTGCCTCGTTAATAAGAATCAAACCAAAGCAAAGAGGTGCCTGCCTTTTCCCGGGGAACCAGCCTCACCTTTACCCGTTATAGCATACGGTTATGGCTGAGGAACGCGTTCTCTCTCGCTCACAGGTGGTTTCAATATTCACACAGAAGCTACATCTTCATACCTGGCGAAACAAAAATAGTTTGCCTTACTGGCGGTTCCCCGAAAACCGTCAGAATTTGGGAAACGCTTTGGAAGAAATAATATGACgtttttgaaacaaaatcaaagcaaacTTGCAATCGTCCGACCCGGCAGGCTGCTTTAAACGGCAGCGACTGCTTCACTTGTAcgaaaactaaaaataaagaaatagttGATTTTCAGAGTCAGGTCAGGACAAATGTGATGTTAgagtggagggggaaaaaagcgcCAAAGACGTTTTGATAAGTTTGTCCCTAAATCATTGCAGTGAATATAGCATAATGATTCTGGTGTACTGGAAAAAGTGGGGATAGTTTTGTAGTCAAAGATTTGAGAAATTATAAAGTAGTTTTTAAGGTGTAATTAGTGTGCAAGCAGATGCAGCCACCGGGATGGAGAACCTGACAAAAATCTATTGTAAAATTACCATGTCGTGAAAATAATATTAGGTAATTAGTCGCTGCTAATGCAAGATCCAACGTGTCCTGGGCCCAGAATATCTGGGGGCTCTCATAAATACATATGTTGCGTGCATCAGCATGGACTCCTTCTCTTCCAGACTGTCCCAAGCCCATTTATCCAGGAAGGAAACACATTTCCTTGAGAATCGTTTCCAAGAGGACAGACCCGCTTCCAATAGCCAAGAATTTCCCTGCGCTTTTCTTTCAAACGTTTGGAAATCGCGGCGGCAGCAAGCGCGGAGACCTTGcgctggttgttttttttttttttttttttgggaggggggaagggtTTGTTCAAAGTCGAGGGCGCAATTTAAGGGGGGGATAGGTGTGTGTTGGGCTGTACTTTGTGGGGCAAACCGCTCCAAATCGCGGGTCCGCCACGCAGTTGGCGCTGTGGGCGCGGTGGCCGTACCCGGGACCCGGCCCTGCGTGGGCGTGTCGGCGGGCggtgctgcccagccccgcgGATCGCGGATTGGGCGTGGGGAGGGAGCGAGGGCTGCTCGCTGCCAGAGAAAGTTTTGGGGAGGggtggatatttttttcttcccccagtgCGAGGAAagggggtttggtttgggtttgttttgtttgcgCCTCTCCGCTCCTCGCCCGCTCGCTTTCTTCGTCTGGCCGTGGGTTCTGGGGACTTTTTAATTTTcggggttattttttttcttttttttttcttcatttttttggtGGTTGGCTCTCCCTCCTCGCCCCTCCGGGAAGTGCTCCACCAGCAGCCTCTCGCCCAGCCATCCCTCCCCATGCgcccggggctgcgggcagcTCCGCGGCGCGCACCCGGGAGCTGAGCTGCGGAGCGGCGCGTCCCCTCCTCGGGCAGGATGTACACGGCCGGGCTGGCTCCTTTCTACGCCTCCAACTTCAGCTTGTGGTCAGCGGCGTATTGCTCTGCATCGGGGCCGGCGGCCGGCGGCTGCTTCCCGCTGGACGCCGCGGCGGCGAAGAAGCCGTCCTTCTGCATCGCCGACATCCTCCACGCCGGCAGCGAGGCGGCGGGAGGAGCTGCCGACAGCCTGCCCGGAGGACCCGGCACCGGGATGCCGGCCGCGCTGGGAGCCGTGCACCACGGCGGTCCCTTCCACGCCACGGCCTCGCCTCTCCGGCCCACGCCCGTCGTGGCCCCCGacgcccccgccgccgccttcCCGCCGCGCCTCTCGCCGCTCTCCGCCGCCTACCACTCCCACCACCACCGCCCCCCGCAGCACCGGtcccccgcggcggcggcggcggcggctgcgggcggcggaggcgccccggcccccgcccggcTGCCCGGCGGCCACACGCACGGCTCGGCGCCGGCGCCCGCCAGCAAGGACCTGAAATTCGGCATCGACCGCATTTTATCGGCGGAGTTTGACCCCAAAGTCAAGGAAGGCAACACGCTGAGAGGTAGAGAAATTGGCTTGTCCGCTTTCCCTGCTTACTCTCTCGGTGCTCTGTTACTTGTACTGTGATTAGCGCCTACACCCGCGATTTGAAAACTTTTCTATCTAGCCGAGAAAagaattactaaaaaaaaaaaagaagttataaATCGGAGTCTCTAATAGGCTCACTAAGCCAGCCCCCCCTGCCCCCGCCCTGGCCTCCGCACGGCAGAGCCGGGGCGCAGGGCTTGCGCCCCTGGGAAAATAGCGATAGCGGGAAAATAGCGAGCGGAGCACTCCGCACTTCCCGGAGCGCCCAGTGATTTCTGCCTCCCGGGGCACAGCCCGTCTAAAGGCTTTCGCTGCAATCCATCTCCCCTCGCGGCCTGTAAACATCCTGACCAAGGGAGTAAATATGTCGGAGGATGTCTGACTGCCGGGGCACGGCCGCCTCTCCCGAGGAGAGCCCCTGGGGGCGGGAGACGGCTGCATGGTGGCCCCCCGAGCCCCTCCGGCCTGGGACCCGCTCCGGATCATGCCGGTTTGTCGGTCTCGACCGCGGTATAACAGAGCTCTCCTTGTTCCTGTGCTCGCAGATCTGACCTCCTTATTAACTACGAGCCGCCAAACTGGGGTTCATCTCCCCAACTTGCAGCCTTCCGCCGGCCAGTTCTTCGCGTCTCTAGACCCCATTAACGAGGCCTCTGCTATCCTGGGTCCCTTAAACACAAACCCAAGGAGCTCAGTGCAGCACCAATTTCAAGACACTTTTCCAGGTACATCTCGTCCCTCCTCGACCCTCCCGTGGCGCAGTGCCCTTCGTCCTGGAGCAGCCCCCTTCCTCCCGGAGGGACTCGCCAGGCACTTTTGAAAGGCCAGGGTGTGTGTTTTGTAGCGAGGTTCAGATTTTGGGCGAAAGCCGGGCTGCGTGGGGGGGAGGAAGAGTCGGCTAGGGCCTGACCTAGAGGACCATCCCATCGAGTACAGGAGTAATAACCTgggcagagagagaaggagcggggaggggggagaggaagaaattcGGGTTCCAGGCAGCTCCACCCGCGCCCGAGGCAGCACAAGCTGACAGGACACGTACCCATCGGGCAGGCAGGGCCACGCTGGCCCGGGCCCTCCCTGCACACCGCAGTCCAACTCTTATTCTGATCGATTGAATGCTCCCTTTCAGGCTGCAATATTAATAACGCCGTCTCCCCCTCTCTTCCCCCgcttttctcttcccctccccaggTCCGTACGCAGTTCTAACCAAGGACACTCTGCCCCAGACATACAAGAGGAAACGCTCCTGGTCCAGGGCTGTTTTTTCCAACCTGCAGAGGAAAGGTTTAGAAAAACGGTTCGAAATCCAGAAGTATGTCACCAAACCGGACAGGAAGCAACTGGCGGCGATGCTGGGGCTGACAGATGCTCAAGTAAGAATGGCTTCGGTTTTGTTTCAAACCTTACTTCCAGTTTAGATGGATAGCAGAGGGCAGTAAGGTTTCGACgtgttttcccttcctttatTATAAGTGGGGCTGTCTGAGGGGCTGCACCTCGCCCCGAGCATCTCTTGCGCCCAGTTTCCGCGGCGTACCGCGGCCCGTCACGGagtttttgcctttgttttgtcCACCAAGGAGCAGGCCGGGCAGAGAGACGATCGGGGCCAGGGCAGACCATCAGTGTGTGCTTTACTGGAGTGCAATTTGCTGTAGGAGGCAGTTTAGGTCAAAGGAAGTAGATGTGAACACACTATTCTTAAtgtccccttttttttttcctttttgttttaattttttttttgttctaaatcTTTCCTCGCGTTGTGAAATCCCTCGTTCTGAGGAAGTGAAAACACTTCTTCAAACGGAATCATTAAACGCCACTCTGTAATGATTCCACTATTGAGGGCCCGCAGCGCACAGAATTGTTTAACGCTGTGGTTTCTTGAGCAAGATTTGGTTTCCtggaagaagaagcagaaggagagaggaaaaaccccatccaaacaaacaaacaaacaagcacatACGGGGTGGGGTGTGTGAAGTATTTAAATACACAAActaggaggaggaaaaaacaaagaaaagccatTTAGTCTCGTAAGGATCTGGGCAGCGGGAGGGGAGGACggctcctccttctctccccgCTTTGCCGGTGCCGGTGGAAGGGGTCGGAGCCGGGCGCGGTGCGGGGCGCGGTGCGGGGCGCGGTGGGGCCGTGCTGCCCGTCTAAGGGCGGTGCGGCCGCAGGTGAAGGTGTGGTTCCAGAACCGGCGGATGAAGTGGCGGCACTCCAAGGAAGCTCAGGCCCAGAAGGACAAGGAGCCGCcgccggagccggagccggcAGCCCAGCGAGCCGGCGCACCGCTCGCCGCCCCCGGGGAGCCCGAGCGCAGCCCCAGCCGCTCCGACGGCGACAGCGACAGCAGCGACGCCGAGTCCCTCGACATGGCCCCCAGCGACACGGAACGGACTGAGGGCGCCGAGCGGAGCCTGCCCGCCGCCGGGCTGGGCAAGTCCTGCGACAGCGCCGgcctcccctccccgccgccgcccgccgccgccagccccgAGCCGCGGAGCGGCCTATAGTCGGGGCGGCCCGGGACCTGTGCGCTAATTTATCTCCCTTCCCCGTCCCGGGAGCGCGGCAAGGCCGGCCCAGCACCGGCCCTGGCTCCGGCCCGCTCCCGCCTGTGGCCAGCGCCCGGTCTGGCCAGGGAGAGGGGCCGAGGACTCGGGCGGAGAGGGGAGCCCCGGTCCTGGGGCGGCGGAGCGCGAGGCGGCCGCCTTTCCCTCAGAGCTGCTCGCAGGAGACCGGGCGTTcgctcttttgtttgtttggtttgtttttttaaattttattttgattctcCGTTTCCTGCCCCTCGTTCTCTCCAAGGAAAATCTGAGCGAGGGACTGCGAGAACGCTCTCCGAAATCCCCACCtttccccgccccccccccacccaaTTTACAATGTGAAGTATTTTGCCAACGTCCTCATTGGTTGCAACGTGTTGCTTCGAATAATCCGGCCAAGAAATACTGCACTgacaaaatatataaatataaatatatatatatataacttctgtaaataaaatgtttgctATGGTTTGTAGCCACGTCAGTCTGTTGACCAGGGGCGAGGGCTGGCGTGGCTGCCCCAGCTTCCTTCACCCCTCTcgaaggcagcagct
The window above is part of the Corvus moneduloides isolate bCorMon1 chromosome 3, bCorMon1.pri, whole genome shotgun sequence genome. Proteins encoded here:
- the HLX gene encoding H2.0-like homeobox protein isoform X1 codes for the protein MYTAGLAPFYASNFSLWSAAYCSASGPAAGGCFPLDAAAAKKPSFCIADILHAGSEAAGGAADSLPGGPGTGMPAALGAVHHGGPFHATASPLRPTPVVAPDAPAAAFPPRLSPLSAAYHSHHHRPPQHRSPAAAAAAAAGGGGAPAPARLPGGHTHGSAPAPASKDLKFGIDRILSAEFDPKVKEGNTLRDLTSLLTTSRQTGVHLPNLQPSAGQFFASLDPINEASAILGPLNTNPRSSVQHQFQDTFPGPYAVLTKDTLPQTYKRKRSWSRAVFSNLQRKGLEKRFEIQKYVTKPDRKQLAAMLGLTDAQVKVWFQNRRMKWRHSKEAQAQKDKEPPPEPEPAAQRAGAPLAAPGEPERSPSRSDGDSDSSDAESLDMAPSDTERTEGAERSLPAAGLGKSCDSAGLPSPPPPAAASPEPRSGL
- the HLX gene encoding H2.0-like homeobox protein isoform X2, encoding MYTAGLAPFYASNFSLWSAAYCSASGPAAGGCFPLDAAAAKKPSFCIADILHAGSEAAGGAADSLPGGPGTGMPAALGAVHHGGPFHATASPLRPTPVVAPDAPAAAFPPRLSPLSAAYHSHHHRPPQHRSPAAAAAAAAGGGGAPAPARLPGGHTHGSAPAPASKDLKFGIDRILSAEFDPKVKEGNTLRGPYAVLTKDTLPQTYKRKRSWSRAVFSNLQRKGLEKRFEIQKYVTKPDRKQLAAMLGLTDAQVKVWFQNRRMKWRHSKEAQAQKDKEPPPEPEPAAQRAGAPLAAPGEPERSPSRSDGDSDSSDAESLDMAPSDTERTEGAERSLPAAGLGKSCDSAGLPSPPPPAAASPEPRSGL